In Micromonospora sp. LH3U1, one genomic interval encodes:
- a CDS encoding PP2C family protein-serine/threonine phosphatase — protein sequence MTLKLRSVGTSDRGLIRSGNQDALHAGTWLVAVADGMGGMAAGDLASALTIDAFAPLDVETPEDALVAALEGGIALATSRIRHAVAEDPERQGMGTTLTALLFARTGSCLALAHVGDSRAYLFREGVLKQVTRDDTFVQMLVDQGVITADQASSHPRRAVVTQALQGEEVSPSYATMVPRAGDRWLLCSDGLSNVVRPDTLTEVLTGHPDRAACAGKLIDLALHAGAPDNVTVVVADVVEE from the coding sequence ATGACCCTGAAGCTGCGTTCCGTGGGAACGAGCGACCGTGGGCTGATCCGCAGCGGAAACCAGGACGCCCTGCACGCCGGCACCTGGCTCGTCGCCGTCGCCGACGGCATGGGCGGGATGGCCGCCGGTGACCTGGCCAGCGCCCTCACCATCGACGCGTTCGCCCCGCTGGACGTGGAGACACCCGAGGACGCCCTGGTGGCCGCGCTCGAGGGTGGCATCGCGCTGGCCACCTCCCGGATCCGGCATGCGGTCGCCGAGGATCCCGAGCGCCAGGGGATGGGCACCACGCTGACCGCCCTGCTCTTCGCCCGTACCGGCAGCTGCCTGGCCCTCGCGCACGTCGGCGACTCCCGGGCCTACCTGTTCCGCGAGGGCGTGCTCAAGCAGGTCACCCGGGACGACACGTTCGTCCAGATGTTGGTGGACCAGGGTGTGATCACCGCGGACCAGGCCAGCAGCCACCCGCGCCGCGCGGTGGTCACCCAGGCGTTGCAGGGCGAGGAGGTCTCCCCGTCGTACGCGACGATGGTGCCCCGGGCCGGCGACCGGTGGCTGCTGTGCAGCGACGGTCTGTCCAACGTCGTCCGCCCGGACACCCTCACCGAGGTGCTCACCGGTCATCCGGACCGGGCCGCCTGCGCCGGCAAGCTGATCGATCTGGCACTGCACGCCGGCGCACCGGACAACGTCACCGTGGTGGTGGCCGACGTCGTGGAGGAGTAG
- a CDS encoding DUF397 domain-containing protein, with translation MTAYDLTRADWRTSTRSSGNGNCVEVATADGQVAVRDSKDRSGPVLAFGPAAWRSFVLGVGEVRRH, from the coding sequence ATGACGGCGTACGACCTGACCCGAGCGGACTGGCGCACCAGCACGCGCAGCAGCGGCAACGGCAACTGCGTGGAGGTCGCGACAGCCGACGGTCAGGTCGCCGTCCGGGACAGCAAGGACCGCTCCGGCCCGGTGCTCGCCTTCGGCCCGGCGGCCTGGCGGTCCTTCGTGCTCGGCGTCGGCGAGGTCCGTCGCCACTGA
- a CDS encoding helix-turn-helix domain-containing protein, giving the protein MRRRRIARELRQLRERAGMTLDVAARQLDMSKSNLSRIETAQIGIKPRDVRAALALYQVTGPDAEALIEIARGAQQRGWWQNYSDVLPEWFEFYVGLEAEAAALRTYEAESVPGLLQTEAYAREIFRRTAGEDGLERKIAARLRRQEVLRRDNPVQLSVVLNEAVLLRPVGGTAVMAEQLTHMSKIAQLPNVTIQVLPFAAGGHPAMSTPYVIINFADAADASVVYLDNLTMGLALEDDDQVLRYSLLHEELCRMALDPTESLTRLEHASRNFA; this is encoded by the coding sequence GTGCGCCGTCGACGCATCGCCAGGGAGCTCCGCCAGCTCCGGGAACGCGCGGGCATGACCCTCGATGTGGCCGCCCGCCAGCTCGACATGTCGAAGAGCAATCTCTCCCGGATCGAGACCGCGCAGATCGGCATCAAACCGCGCGACGTCCGGGCGGCGCTCGCGCTGTACCAGGTGACCGGTCCGGACGCCGAGGCGCTGATCGAGATCGCCCGAGGGGCCCAGCAGCGCGGCTGGTGGCAGAACTACAGCGACGTGCTGCCCGAGTGGTTCGAGTTCTACGTCGGGCTGGAGGCCGAGGCGGCGGCACTGCGCACATACGAGGCCGAGTCGGTGCCCGGGCTGCTGCAGACCGAGGCGTACGCCCGGGAGATCTTCCGGCGCACCGCCGGCGAGGACGGCCTGGAGCGCAAGATCGCCGCCCGACTGCGCCGACAGGAGGTGCTGCGCCGCGACAACCCGGTCCAGTTATCGGTGGTACTCAATGAGGCGGTGCTGCTGCGCCCGGTCGGCGGCACCGCGGTGATGGCCGAACAGTTGACCCACATGAGTAAGATCGCGCAGTTACCCAACGTGACAATTCAGGTACTTCCATTCGCGGCTGGCGGGCATCCGGCGATGAGCACCCCGTACGTGATCATCAACTTCGCCGACGCCGCCGACGCGTCCGTGGTTTACCTGGATAACCTCACGATGGGACTGGCGCTGGAAGATGACGACCAGGTGCTCCGGTATAGCCTTCTGCACGAGGAGCTGTGCCGGATGGCGCTCGATCCAACGGAGTCGTTGACCCGTCTTGAGCATGCTTCTCGTAACTTTGCGTGA
- a CDS encoding GOLPH3/VPS74 family protein, translated as MLSADEFFLIAHNDSRGKAKLHPAATGLGLAAGLLGELILYGHITVSAGQVTVIDRRPPADALAHTVLDQLIGESQHQELRTWLSFLAQSATNSVGERLARAGVLRRQESRRLLRNVVSYLPIDLNAVAWPATRLRALLERPDPPSVPDALLLGLVVATGLTREVLWSAGPRAHHRLNVLIPALPAPLKELVGHTEAAVGAAVLRGLP; from the coding sequence TTGCTCAGCGCCGACGAGTTCTTTCTGATCGCGCACAACGACAGTCGTGGCAAAGCCAAACTGCACCCGGCGGCGACCGGGCTCGGGTTGGCCGCCGGGCTGCTCGGTGAGCTGATCCTCTATGGACATATCACCGTCTCGGCCGGGCAGGTCACCGTCATCGACCGGCGCCCGCCGGCCGACGCGCTGGCGCACACCGTGCTCGACCAGCTGATCGGCGAGTCCCAGCACCAGGAGCTGCGCACGTGGCTCAGCTTCCTGGCGCAGAGCGCGACGAACTCGGTGGGGGAGCGGCTCGCCCGTGCCGGGGTGCTGCGCCGCCAGGAGAGCCGCCGGCTGCTGCGCAACGTGGTCAGCTACCTGCCGATCGACCTCAACGCGGTGGCCTGGCCGGCCACCCGGCTGCGGGCCCTGCTGGAACGGCCGGACCCGCCAAGCGTGCCGGATGCTCTGCTGCTCGGCCTGGTCGTGGCCACGGGGCTGACCCGCGAGGTGCTCTGGAGCGCCGGCCCCCGCGCGCACCACCGGCTCAACGTCCTCATCCCCGCGCTTCCGGCACCCCTGAAGGAACTCGTCGGGCACACCGAGGCCGCCGTCGGCGCCGCCGTGCTGCGCGGCCTCCCCTGA
- a CDS encoding APC family permease — MRPTSTVDRPSNVSESLARGRLGIPSVIFFVLSAAAPLTVVAGVVTTGYGVIGVTGIPLAFLVVAAVLALFSVGYVAMSRRVENAGAFYAYVSRGLGRPAGVAAAWVALTSYNALQVGLYGTIGVAAEPVLDRIFGGHPHWSIVALVAWALVGVLGLLRVDINGRVLAALLVAEIVVVLIFDLGQLGNPAGGEVSFAGFAPDNLFVPGVGAVLVLAVLGFVGFESAVVFSEESKDPKRTVPLATYLSVVIVAALYALSSWTMAVAVGPDQIVSAAGEQSVGLIFNLAAAHLGDTAVTIGQVLFLTSVLAAMISFHNTTARYAFALGRERVLPAVFGRTSPRSGAPQAASVAQSVFGLLVILLYAVNGWDPVVKLFFWVGTTGGFGVLLLIATTSVAVIAYFARSGGDETLWRRVIAPVLATIALFVIIWLAVSNFANLLGVAPDSPLRWAAPAVFPVVAALGVNWALVLRSSRPDTYARIGLGAASAAAAVQAEEPADATVTR; from the coding sequence ATGCGCCCGACATCGACAGTCGACCGACCCAGCAACGTCTCCGAATCTCTTGCCCGAGGCCGCCTCGGCATCCCCTCGGTGATCTTCTTCGTGCTCTCCGCCGCCGCGCCGTTGACCGTGGTGGCCGGCGTCGTCACCACCGGCTACGGCGTCATCGGCGTGACCGGCATCCCGCTGGCCTTCCTGGTGGTCGCCGCGGTGCTCGCCCTCTTCTCGGTGGGCTACGTGGCGATGTCCCGTCGGGTGGAGAACGCCGGCGCCTTCTACGCCTACGTCTCCCGCGGTCTGGGGCGACCGGCTGGCGTGGCCGCCGCCTGGGTGGCGCTGACCTCGTACAACGCGCTCCAGGTCGGGCTGTACGGCACCATCGGCGTGGCCGCCGAGCCGGTGCTCGACCGGATCTTCGGCGGGCACCCGCACTGGTCGATCGTCGCCCTGGTGGCGTGGGCACTGGTCGGCGTACTCGGCCTGCTGCGGGTGGACATCAACGGCCGGGTGCTGGCGGCGCTGCTGGTCGCCGAGATCGTGGTGGTCCTGATCTTCGACCTGGGCCAGCTCGGCAACCCGGCCGGCGGCGAGGTCAGCTTCGCCGGGTTCGCACCGGACAACCTCTTCGTGCCCGGGGTCGGCGCGGTGCTGGTGCTGGCCGTCCTCGGGTTCGTCGGCTTCGAGTCCGCTGTGGTGTTCAGCGAGGAGAGCAAGGACCCGAAGCGGACGGTGCCGCTGGCCACGTACCTCTCGGTGGTGATCGTCGCCGCGCTTTACGCGCTCTCCTCCTGGACCATGGCGGTCGCCGTCGGACCGGATCAGATCGTCAGCGCGGCCGGCGAGCAGAGCGTCGGGCTGATCTTCAACCTGGCCGCGGCGCACCTCGGTGACACCGCGGTCACCATCGGCCAGGTGCTCTTCCTGACCTCGGTGCTGGCCGCGATGATCTCCTTCCACAACACCACGGCCCGCTACGCGTTCGCGCTCGGCCGGGAGCGGGTGCTGCCCGCCGTGTTCGGCCGGACCTCGCCGCGCAGCGGCGCGCCACAGGCCGCCTCGGTGGCGCAGAGCGTGTTCGGCCTGCTGGTCATCCTGCTGTACGCGGTCAACGGCTGGGATCCGGTGGTCAAGCTGTTCTTCTGGGTTGGCACCACCGGCGGCTTCGGCGTGCTGCTGCTGATCGCCACCACCTCGGTGGCGGTGATCGCCTACTTCGCCCGTTCCGGCGGCGACGAGACGCTGTGGCGGCGGGTCATCGCACCCGTCCTGGCCACCATCGCGCTCTTCGTGATCATTTGGCTGGCCGTGTCGAACTTCGCCAATCTGCTCGGCGTCGCGCCCGACTCCCCCCTGCGCTGGGCGGCGCCCGCCGTGTTCCCGGTGGTGGCCGCCCTGGGCGTCAACTGGGCACTGGTGCTGCGCAGCAGCCGCCCGGACACGTACGCCCGGATCGGTCTCGGCGCGGCGAGCGCCGCTGCTGCCGTCCAGGCGGAGGAGCCGGCCGATGCGACGGTGACCCGATGA
- a CDS encoding GNAT family N-acetyltransferase, with product MSVVIEQLGPEETSLVAARIAEAFTVLEVTRWLVPDASKREAVLAGNFEILVEHAMRHGIVHATADRASVAVWFPSVGEPAPPPADYDARLAAACGEWTDRFQHLDELFAAHHPHPDHHHLAFLATQPDRQGQGLGSALLRHHHAWLDANGMPAYLEASSPLGRDLYAKHGYLAGEPFRVPDGTPFWPMWREPVGR from the coding sequence ATGAGTGTGGTCATCGAGCAACTCGGGCCGGAGGAGACCAGCCTCGTGGCTGCCCGGATCGCCGAGGCGTTCACCGTTCTGGAGGTGACGCGATGGCTGGTGCCCGACGCGAGCAAGCGGGAGGCCGTGCTGGCCGGAAACTTCGAGATTCTGGTCGAGCACGCGATGCGGCACGGCATCGTCCACGCCACCGCGGACCGGGCCTCGGTCGCGGTCTGGTTCCCGTCGGTCGGCGAGCCGGCTCCGCCGCCGGCGGACTACGACGCCCGACTGGCCGCCGCCTGCGGCGAGTGGACCGACCGGTTCCAGCATCTCGATGAGCTGTTCGCGGCGCACCACCCGCATCCGGATCACCACCACCTGGCCTTCCTGGCCACCCAGCCGGATCGGCAGGGTCAGGGGTTGGGCTCTGCGCTCTTGCGGCACCACCACGCCTGGCTGGACGCCAACGGGATGCCGGCGTACCTGGAGGCGAGCAGCCCGCTGGGCCGGGATCTGTACGCGAAGCACGGTTACCTGGCCGGCGAGCCGTTCCGGGTGCCGGATGGCACGCCGTTCTGGCCAATGTGGCGGGAGCCGGTCGGCCGCTGA
- a CDS encoding SigB/SigF/SigG family RNA polymerase sigma factor, producing MTAPTITEQPSTAAKATTKLDPRALTDSAADLLNAMAALPANHPSRAALRDRAIEAWLPLANHLAHRYSGRGEPTDDLAQTAAVGLIKAIDKFDPSRGVDFAGYAIPTIIGELKRHFRDRTWDIRVPRRLQELRLAISDANSSLLQTLGRSPTVADIAAHLKLTEEEVLEGLEGARAYNAVSLSTPTGDGERATELGDMLGGEDSEFELAELRVALGPALATLDEREQKILTLRFYGNLTQSQIADQIGVSQMHVSRLLTRALTKLRGQLDGTY from the coding sequence ATGACCGCGCCAACGATCACCGAGCAGCCGAGCACCGCCGCCAAGGCGACCACCAAGCTCGACCCGCGCGCTCTCACCGACAGCGCCGCCGACCTGCTCAACGCCATGGCCGCGCTGCCCGCCAACCACCCGTCGCGTGCCGCACTGCGCGACCGGGCGATCGAGGCCTGGCTGCCGCTGGCCAACCACCTGGCCCACCGCTACAGCGGGCGCGGCGAGCCGACCGACGACCTGGCCCAGACCGCCGCGGTCGGCCTGATCAAGGCCATCGACAAGTTCGACCCGTCCCGCGGTGTCGACTTCGCCGGCTACGCGATCCCCACCATCATCGGCGAGCTCAAGCGGCACTTCCGTGACCGCACCTGGGACATCCGGGTGCCGCGCCGGCTCCAGGAGCTGCGGCTGGCCATCTCCGACGCCAACAGCTCGCTTCTGCAGACCCTTGGTCGCTCGCCGACGGTCGCCGACATCGCCGCCCACCTCAAGCTCACCGAGGAAGAGGTGCTGGAGGGCCTGGAGGGCGCCCGCGCGTACAACGCGGTGTCGCTGTCCACCCCGACGGGTGACGGCGAGCGCGCCACCGAGCTGGGCGACATGCTCGGCGGCGAGGACAGCGAGTTCGAGCTGGCCGAGCTGCGGGTCGCCCTCGGCCCGGCACTGGCCACCCTCGACGAGCGCGAGCAGAAGATCCTCACGCTGCGCTTCTACGGCAACCTGACCCAGTCGCAGATCGCCGACCAGATCGGTGTCTCGCAGATGCACGTCTCGCGGCTGCTGACCCGGGCGCTCACCAAGCTGCGCGGCCAGCTCGACGGCACGTACTAA